One Camelina sativa cultivar DH55 chromosome 3, Cs, whole genome shotgun sequence genomic window carries:
- the LOC104779369 gene encoding mediator of RNA polymerase II transcription subunit 13, with protein sequence MWTNVFRIGGLHNVSWFQFLPSETELNPGSDRRRKGFLPLGPILLLDLGIHLKVYTTLLYLTIIPRRCSDEKIKLWLFLPGRHSSITDKAQSAVSKLRVVASGIWVAPGDSEEISVAFSQSLRNCIERALTGLSYMRFGDVFSKFSPQSEEYLRRGQPTVEFIFAATEEAVFVHVIISAKNVRTLSSGDAERLLKSSLKNSSHKPPVIVSPHGMRGSLTGFCPNDLVKQVYFSSGNLRTSSGYIGLPSHVGRGSRLINGNHSYVEVTLGCCQNRDDNTSQMNSTFAVNLPHNQCPEPSVGSKDHRKGQPDPLSVCEKKFIYPAEAVLVPILQSSFAKFSLKRAGDFDFLGASGNKSDGFYEKSGYNSSGSSRNSSISSTSSASSGSGWRMTSRTGDLDADADSLTCRQSGLTCNDDRSKMGSKRPRTGMAESSGQVGIESDQIGWDWDDVDDDDDREGGMDIRALLSEFGDFGDFFENDALPFGEPPGTAESHALMIPPESADVGSSPVDMMDVSDQIVLPVGFSSFESFNPVPPIIDECLIKSQDVPNSSITSVPSNQMSISSTGEFDHLMKAEAMMTFAPEYGAVEAPMSEISSTTSNYVYGATPPATDSDGAADKILNGSKACIGNNDGRTLFNLKKHYTQVEGRKDQLPTLISDNNSTKEGVSQSKHSKHSAANVVKIVQGKKTDGISAVVSALLSSKTLLATDVGSVMFQAFMCKMRHIATSSKLSSPVSLTRLSGNFFLNQLPNEPSTLTDNISARNEIYKKDIPTRIAGDFDGGMLDSHMSAPVGIGNFFELEYLEWQKAIYSAGGPEIKKWPIQLRRSAPSGIASNSNGSSLQQQDLSLIQERASSTSTLYSSHSKPSTFVKGSMGQSAGRKQIMGGQTISGTPRGLFQWVHSISFASISLDHSLHFVLPAELVSAGGGQSSTGMSSVNYIEGFTPVKSIGSTAFSYMMIPSPNMRFLHPSPLQLPTCLTAESPPLAHLLHSKGCAIPLSTGFVVSKAVPSMRKDSRINVKEEWPSVLSVSLVDYYGGYDHAHDKILQGIMKQGGGTKETRDFEVESHLILESIAAELHALSWMTVSPAYLDRRTALPFHCDMVLRLRRLLHFADKELSRLPDKSRV encoded by the exons ATGTGGACTAATGTTTTCAGAATT GGTGGTCTACATAATGTTTCCTGGTTTCAGTTTCTTCCTAGTGAAACTGAGCTGAATCCTGGCTCTGATAGAAG AAGGAAGGGTTTCTTACCACTTGGACCAATTCTTTTGTTGGACCTTGGGATCCATCTCAAGGTTTATACAACCCTG TTGTATCTGACCATTATTCCTCGCCGCTGCTCAGATGAAAAGATTAAGCTTTGGCTTTTTCTACCTGGGCGTCACTCATCAATAACTGATAAAGCTCAGTCTGCTGTCTCAAAGCTTAGAG TTGTTGCGTCAGGAATTTGGGTAGCACCTGGGGACTCTGAAGAGATATCAGTTGCCTTCTCACAATCTTTACGTAATTGCATTGAAag AGCATTAACCGGACTTTCCTACATGCGATTTGGAGATGTGTTTTCAAAATTCAGCCCTCAAAGCGAAGAATATTTGAG GAGGGGACAGCCTACTGTTGAATTTATCTTTGCTGCCACCGAAGAGGCAGTTTTTGTCCATGTCATTATATCTGCCAA GAATGTCCGGACACTTTCAAGTGGCGATGCTGAAAGACTGTTAAAGAGTTCCTTGAAAAACTCAAGTCATAAGCCTCCAG TGATTGTTTCTCCTCATGGTATGCGGGGCAGCCTCACTGGATTCTGTCCTAACGACCTTGTCAAGCAAGTCTACTTCAG TTCTGGAAACTTAAGGACTTCGAGTGGATATATTGGTCTCCCTTCTCATGTTGGTCGTGGGTCCCGTCTGATAAATGGCAATCATTCATACGTGGAAGTTACACTTGGTTGCTGCCAAAATAGAGATGACAACACAAGTCAAATGAATTCGACCTTTGCAGTTAACTTGCCCCATAATCAGTGTCCTGAACCTTCTGTTGGGAGTAAAGATCACCGGAAAGGACAACCAGATCCTTTATCAGTGTGTGAAAAAAAGTTCATATATCCAGCTGAGGCAGTGCTTGTGCCGATCTTACAGTCGTCATTTGCTAAGTTTTCTTTGAAAAG GGCTGGTGATTTTGACTTCCTTGGAGCGTCTGGAAATAAGAGTGATGGGTTTTATGAAAAAAGTGGTTACAATAGCAGTGGTAGTAGCCGTAATAGCAGCATTAGTTCAACAAGTAGCGCTTCTAGCGGAAGTGGCTGGAGGATGACTTCAAGAACTGGTGATCTTGACGCTGATGCAGATTCTTTGACGTGTAGGCAATCTGGTCTAACTTGTAATGATGATCGCTCAAAAATG GGTTCAAAGCGGCCGCGAACAGGGATGGCAGAGTCTTCCGGTCAAGTAG GCATCGAAAGTGATCAAATTGGTTGGGATTGGGATGatgtcgatgatgatgatgacagaGAAGGTGGCATGGATATCAGGGCACTTCTTTCAGAGTTTGGAGACTTTGGTGACTTCTTTGAGAATGATGCATTGCCTTTCGGGGAG CCACCGGGAACTGCAGAGTCGCATGCGCTCATGATTCCTCCAGAATCTGCTGATGTAGGTTCCAGTCCAGTTGATATGATGGATGTATCAGACCAAATCGTATTGCCTGTTGGGTTTTCCTCTTTTGAGAGCTTTAATCCTGTTCCTCCTATCATAGATGAGTGCCTTATTAAAAGTCAAGATGTTCCCAACAGCAGTATCACCTCAGTTCCGTCAAATCAAATGTCAATCTCTTCTACTGGTGAGTTCGATCATTTGATGAAAGCAGAAGCTATGATGACCTTTGCCCCTGAGTATGGAGCTGTAGAAGCACCTATGAGCGAGATTTCCTCCAC AACGAGTAATTATGTTTATGGAGCCACACCGCCTGCCACTGATTCTGATGGAGCAGCTGATAAGATTTTGAACGGATCAAAAGCATGCATTGGTAACAACGATGGCAgaactttgtttaatttgaaGAAGCATTACACTCAAGTGGAGGGTAGAAAGGACCAACTACCTACTCTTATCAGTGACAACAATAGTACAAAGGAGGGTGTCTCTCaatcaaaacattcaaaacatagTGCTGCTAATGTTGTTAAGATTGTGCAGGGGAAAAAGACTGATGGTATATCTGCTGTTGTTAGTGCTTTATTATCTTCAAAGACCTTGTTGGCAACAGACGTAGGAAGCGTTATGTTCCAAGCTTTCATGTGTAAGATGCGGCACATAGCCACTTCTTCAAAGCTTAGTTCACCTGTTAGTCTGACTAGGCTTAGTGGAAACTTTTTTCTGAACCAGCTGCCAAATGAGCCTAGTACTCTGACAGACAACATATCTGCAAGGAATGAGATATATAAGAAAGATATACCTACCAGAATAGCTGGAGATTTTGACGGAGGAATGTTAGATAGCCACATGAGTGCACCAGTTGGC ATTGGGAATTTTTTCGAGCTTGAATACCTAG AGTGGCAAAAGGCAATTTATTCAGCTGGAGGTCCTGAGATTAAAAAGTGGCCTATTCAACTTCGACGTTCTGCGCCTTCTGGAATAGCCTCCAATAGCAACGGATCTTCCTTGCAACAGCAGGATCTGAGTCTGATTCAAGAGAGAGCCTCATCAACTAGCACACTCTACAGCTCTCATTCAAAACCATCGACCTTTGTGAAAGGCAGTATGGGGCAATCTGCTGGAAGAAAGCAGATAATGGGTGGGCAAACCATTTCTGGTACTCCAAGGGGATTGTTTCAGTGGGTTCACAGCATCAGTTTTGCTTCTATTTCACTTGATCATTCTCTACATTTTGTTCTTCCAGCTGAGTTGGTTTCTGCTg GAGGTGGCCAGAGCAGTACTGGTATGAGTTCAGTTAATTACATTGAAGGTTTCACTCCTGTCAAATCTATTGGGTCTACTGCTTTCTCTTACATGATGATACCATCACCCAACATGCGCTTTCTTCACCCAAGTCCTCTCCAGCTTCCTACATGTTTAACTGCCGAGTCACCTCCACTTGCTCACCTCCTTCACAGCAAAGGATGTGCAATCCCCTTGTCTACCGGATTTGTTGTTTCAAAAGCTGTGCCTTCCATGAGAAAAGACTCGAGAATTAACGTGAAAGAAGAATGGCCATCAGTTCTTTCTGTAAGTCTCGTAGACTATTATGGTGGTTACGACCATGCTCATGACAAAATTCTTCAAGGAATCATGAAGCAGGGAGGAGGGACCAAAGAAACTAGAGATTTTGAGGTTGAAAGCCATCTTATCCTCGAGTCAATTGCGGCAGAACTCCATGCTCTATCATGGATGACTGTTAGTCCAGCATATCTGGACAGGCGTACGGCATTGCCATTTCACTGTGATATGGTTCTGAGATTGAGACGTCTGCTTCATTTTGCGGACAAAGAACTCTCCAGGCTACCGGATAAGTCAAGGGTTTAA
- the LOC109132307 gene encoding arabinogalactan peptide 21-like, producing the protein MEAMKMKMIVFVMVVAVAFSAAAAATVEAPAPSPTSDAAMFAPALFASVVALASGFIF; encoded by the coding sequence ATGGaggcaatgaagatgaagatgatagtgTTTGTTATGGTTGTTGCGGTGGCTTTTTCAGCTGCGGCAGCCGCCACCGTGGAAGCTCCGGCTCCAAGCCCAACTTCTGATGCTGCTATGTTTGCACCAGCATTGTTTGCATCTGTTGTTGCATTGGCATCTGGTTTCATCTtttga
- the LOC104778403 gene encoding uncharacterized protein LOC104778403, whose amino-acid sequence MEEVKGQRGSGTTEADFVLQWGERKRVRCMKVKKDQSLTNGNSTDCLTKRKLISRAVSSERGSPSRHLNRPNKITDSLVNVRRSFVASPEKEDRYYTTRGSMGIDDSGKIIKEPVKETKKHVWPKLFITLSNKEKEEDFLAMKGCKLPQRPKKRAKLVQKTLLLVSPGAWLSDLCKERYEVREKKTSKKRPRGLKAMGSMESDSE is encoded by the exons ATGGAGGAGGTAAAGGGACAAAGAGGTAGTGGAACCACAGAGGCTGATTTTGTGTTGCAATGGGGAGAGAGAAAACGAGTTAGGTGTATGAAAGTGAAGAAAGATCAAAGCCTCACAAATGGCAACTCAACTGATTGTTTGACTAAGCGTAAACTCATTTCCCGTGCTGTCTCTTCTGAGAGAGGCTCTCCTTCTCGACATCTTAACCGCCCAAACAA GATCACAGATTCACTAGTCAATGTGCGTAGATCTTTTGTGGCGTCACCTGAGAAGGAAGATAGGTATTATACAACTAGGGGTTCGATGGGAATAGATGACAGTGGGAAAATTATTAAGGAACCTGTGAAAGAAACCAAGAAGCATGTGTGGCCAAAGTTGTTTATAACTTTGTCAAataaagagaaggaagaagatttcTTGGCTATGAAAGGTTGCAAGCTTCCTCAAAGACCTAAGAAACGAGCCAAATTGGTCCAGAAGACGTTGCTT CTGGTGAGTCCAGGAGCTTGGTTATCAGATTTGTGCAAAGAGAGATATGaagtaagagagaaaaagacTTCAAAGAAG AGACCAAGAGGATTGAAGGCAATGGGGAGCATGGAAAGCGATTCAGAGTGA